The region tggagaacTTCCAGAAGCTTCTAGAGCTGAAGAAAGATCTGACTGGCATTGACAACCTCGCCATCCACGGCAGGGTAAGActtgttaaatgtattttctgatGAGAGGACCCTTGTGTGCTTTGAGAGATTACAAGTTTGGCTAAAGTTCTTTTGCAATACCGACAAAGAAGGACACATTTAATTATGTATTCATCGTTGATATAATTATTTGTTatggtgtttttgttgcaggAGTTCATCAGGCTCGGCTGTCTCAGCAAGCTCTCAGGGAAGGGTCTTCAACAGCGAATGTTCTTCCTGGTACGACCCTACAGCTGCTCTTTTCATTTAAGAATATATAATATAGGTGATGGCGAGAAATTAAGCCTATTCTTCCCTCCTTTTGCCTTCCCCTCAGTTCAGTGATTCCTTGGTGTACACCAGTCGAGGGATGACTCCATCCAACCAGTTTAAAGTTCATGGCCAGCTGTCCCTCTATGGCATGACGGTAAAATGCTTTTTGATGCACTGATATTGAAAGTGGTTCCAGATTTGAAGCGATGATGGATTTAACAGCTTCTCCTCTATAATAGAATagatttgtgttcatttttggcAACACAGTGGAATAGTGGTTCGCACTGTTGcttcacaataagaaggttgcaggtttggttcccagcctgggggctttctgtggggagtttgtatgttctccctgtactccagtttcctcccaccgtccaaagacatgcatgtttcggtaaactggtgactctaaattgtctgcaggtctgagtgtgagtggttgttggtgtgtattggccctgtgatggactggcaacctgtccagggtgaccccaccctcacccagtgtgagctgggattggctccagcaccccccccatgacccagaaacagaaaatgaatgttagtttttaaaagttaaaataggTCTCaagagtgatgtgtgtgtgaacattgtgtgtgtgggtttcatGATGCTCTGTGTGCTTTTGCAGATCAGGGAAAGTGAAGAGGAGTGGGGAGTCCCTCATTCCTTCACCTTGTTTGGACAACGGCAGTCTGTGGTGGTGGCAGCCAGGTATCCATAAACACAGATACAGCTCAATTCAAAGAGAtattaatgaaaaagaaatgggtgaaaataagaacaacaaccaacaaaGTATGCTTGTTTCTTTTGTCGAAACTTTTGCTCATCCATAATGAGCAAATGTTTCTCAGAATAACAGTTTTAAAGATTAATGCAGGTCAGCCTCATTAAAGATGGATCTCCTTTCCACAGGACTCTGCCACAGTTTTTTGTTCTCTAATTAATTTGGGCCGTGTGACCTAGTTTCCATTCAGCGGTTCAGTGACTGTGGGAAAAATTCAAATTTAGAGATAATGTTGACATATTTCTCTCATTTACTGTCAAGTTTGTGTGATTAAATTGACAAAATGAGATTGATATTAATGAAAAGACGAACATTGATTATTTTgcctgttttctctgtgttcagctgtgcGTCAGAGATGGAGCGGTGGGTTGAAGACATCAGGATGGCAATCGACCTagcagaacagagcagcagtCCCAGCACTGACCTGCTCTCCACCAGCCTCCCTGACAACAGTAagtcagcctctctctccatctgcgTTTGTTTCTTTGGGATGGATactgactttgttttgctgctctATTCTGCCAAACACCAAGTCATAAACAGAGCCTTTCAGGATTGCCTGGGACTCTGTGGGAACCAGGAAATTGGACTAGTGGATTCATCATGAAAATAATCTGGAAATAACCAAAGTTTGCTTTCATCTCTGTCAGATGAGGGTGACTAACCTAACGTTTCCTCTGTTCAGGGAGGGAAATGGACCCATCCCTACAGAGAGGCATAAATGTCCAATTCCCGCAATtctcttctttcacttttacaaacagcagctttcagCTCACCCAATGAATGATGTCACAGAGTTATTTCAGCCAGTCTTTCATCTTACTTTTAATGTCACCTGATATATGTAGGTCCTTTGTCTAGCTGTCAGCCCACATTTCTCATCatctttttcctcattctttaTCTTAAATACCTGTCACACTGTTCAATGAGGTGACTTTCACTGTGACATCCCTATTGTCCCTTTGCTGAATCACCTGCTATGaaaatttttaattcatgaaGTTAAAGAGTATCGATTTACAAGTGACAACAAAACGGTGATTTTGCACCTTTCAGCACCGTCTTTATAGCGTCTTCATTTTTAGCTATGATAAATCTAAAAATGCCACAACAGGTTTTACTGCAAATATTAATCAAGTACAAATGATTATACTCATCTAACAAATGCCGAAGGCAATCTGCTGCAAAAAAGCAAGCAAATCAGGCCTTCTTTACTTTACAGTAAAGTTATCCAACAAAGAAGACTGGAAATATTCACTTCCATCTGTAGCCAATTAAAATGCAAAGCATTAGCCTGTTGATTTCCAAATGTTGTAGAGCTGATGCCATAAAAACCCCACaatgtgttcatgtttgattaccagagctgctggaggacaGTGGAGCTGAGCAGGAGTCGGAGGaggagctctgcagctctcGCTCATCTCTAGAGCGCCAGGGTCACCGTGGCAACACTACCGTTCACGTCTGCTGGCATCGCAACACGAGCGTATCCATGGTGGACTTTAGTGTGGCCGTGGAGGTACCACCCTGTGTGCTATGTGTCTCCGAACACACTCCTCTCTCCACACATCACTGTCCCGTTCTCCCTCTCTTGTCCTGCAGCTGTGGACTCCACGTGTCTCTTGTTGTCCAGTTTGTGTTGTCTCCTCTGGTCTTCTTCTCTACAGGCAAAGGACCATCACCTAAAGTCCTTTGTCTgacttctcttctcctccatcttttctacctctgtcttcctgtctcttaaTCTTCTATTGCCACCTCTGTCCATCCACATTGGACACTAGTCCAGCCAGTGAGTTGATGAGGCTCTCAGCTGACGTCAGTCCCCCGAGTCTCTGTCCTTTAGTGGCACCTGCTGGAGTAGAGAGGTACTGCAGCTGCCTCGTGATCCCTGTCAGGAAGTTAACCTGAGATTTAACTGCAAAAATATGCTGAAATATAGATTTCCATTTAACTTTAGCACAAAGTCCTGGTAAACAGAAGTATTGGCTGTTAAATCTGTATTGTTCCCCTCCTACCAAGCAAAGGATCAGTGATTGTGGCATGGAATGAGACACATggttttccttctctgtcttgTTTATTTCCAGAACCAGCTGTCAGGCAACCTGCTGAGGAAGTTCAAGAACAGTAATGGCTGGCAGAAACTCTGGGTGGTCTTCACCAACTTCAGCCTCTTCTTCTACAAGTCACATCAGGTCAGACACCGAGGAATGtgctgaaatgtaaacagtAGAAATGTGTTGGGgggaatttttattttgttgctgctcTCTTTGCTCCGCCTGCAGGATGACTACCCGCTGGCCAGCCTTCCTCTGCTGGGCTACTCTGTCACCGTCCCGTGTGAGTCAGAGAACATCCACAAAGACTACGTCTTCAAACTCCACTTCAAATCCCACGTCTACTACTTCAGATCAGAGAGCGAGTACACCTTTGAAAGGTATCCAGTGATGGGGAATGGTCTCTTTCCTTCTTATACATTGTTTTACCTTCAGTAAGAAGAATTCTCTGGGTTGGAATGAGCACATGCTCTTGATTTATTTCACCATTGACTGTATTTTGTGCAATCGATCGTGTCTCTAGGTGGATGGAGGTGATCCGCAGTGCAACCTGCTCCACCAGCCACTCCACCAGGAAAGACCTTTACTGATGAATCTGCACCTTTTATCTCCCTTTGCCCTCCTCCTCTGGGTGAGGATCTGGACTTCAAACAGCACAATCTCTTTATTATACCCACTCAGATCAACACTAATTGATACCTCTAAAAAGCTGAATCACACGCGTCACTCAGAGGTCCTTCCACTTCAGCGCCTGTTGCCACCCACCCTTCTATTACACGCTCAGTGTGTGATCAGAGGCCGTGATGGAAGTCACCCACGGTGtatgaaataaatgtcatttttcttttttctgtgccaGACCTTTCCTGACtaagtgtttatgtttgtgcCTTTGAGtgatgtccacacacacacagattttacaCCAAGAACAGCCCTGTTTACAGTCAGGATTTTATATTTATCATAAGACTCATGCAAATACATAGTTTTTGGGACACTGAAATATGAGTGTGTGCACCATTTAGTGTTACCTTTTCAGTTTCCTTGGTGATAATGTCCTAAATAAACCTGTAACGTCATCCATTCGGGgtggttttaaaaatgtacatataTAAACTTGAATAAAAGATAAACCAGGATTTATACATGTATGTGGAGATCTGTGTGCATTTGAACAAACTCATGGTGAGTATCTATATATAATTTGATGAGTTAATGTGAGAAAACatccatgttttcctttttggacGGTGCCTATTTGTACAGTACTTTGATACACTGTGAATTGTTCCTTTGTCTcttcatgttttcctgtaaGTTTTGTGTCAAAGAATAGAATTTCCTCCAAACTGCTTCCAGCGCCAACAGACATTTCACTGGTTCACTGCCAAaaactttgtctttcttttttccctccaggtTGCTCGATTTTACTattaaataaagatgaaaaaaaagattgttttcataagaaaaaaaatgagacaaCTCAGAAAGTGATGCTGTTCATTTTtacttgagtttttttttttctttttacatattATCACAAGTTCAAAAATGTTCAGGGACAAGTGATCCTGATGGCATTCAGCTGAAAAGGATGAATATCTGCATGCTCTTTGAAACAGTTTTGTTGGTTTATCATTTCACTGTCAGGAACTACAAATGAGCTCATTTAAATCAAGAACAccgtgagaaaaaaaatagttgCAGATGATTTCTTAACAATggtatgttgtgtttttaaaagaaaggaaaataggGCATTTGCACTTTAGGGTGCTCTAACAATAAATATGTCATCCATATTGTGGGAAACACAAAATAGAAGCTCTCTACATTgtcgttttgtgtttttatatgaaaatagCTTGCATGTCTGATCCAGAGAAACAGGAAAGCTCATCAGCGTCGAGCTTCTCTGGCCACATACTGCAGGCCGTGATCTCCACATGAGTCGTAGCTCTCATAGCAGGGCAGGGAGGGCCAGTCTGACGGGTGGGTGTCGGTGCTGTAGAGGAAGGCCTCGGTGATGCTGCCCGGTGGCTGCGCCTCCTCTCCCTCCGTCCTCCGCAGCCACCGCATCACCTCCACCCTCACCGCAGTCCTCTGATACAGGGAAGGCACGCTTTCAAAGTCATCCAGGAAGTTCAGCATCCTGTCGTCCACTTTGTAGATCTCCCCGTGGACTCGATGACCTTGGCCGGGGATGTTGAGCAGGAAAGGGATGTTGTACTCGCCAGCGATGACCAGTGGGTATTTCTCCACCGTGAGAGCTGAGGCGAGAAACTCCGCCTTCCCGTTCGTCCCGTTCAACAAGCGAAAGTAGTTTGGCTGCCCTTTCTTCAGGGTGCCATAGACAAAGATACGAGACATGTGGAAGCAGGAGGGCGAACAGATCTGTGATGCCAAGCAAGGAAGAGGTGTTAAGGATGAGGATCAGGCCAGTCTTACTCTTATTTCAGCAAATTTTGTGCAAACTTGGGAGCTCTCAATTTTCAAAAGCAAACGTGGGGAAATaggaaaaagcagcaacaaaaattAGTAACATTCAATTTCTTATGTGAAAATTGAATTGACACGTTTCTAAATGTGGATGATTTCCGGTTTAAGTCACTCATGTAGCAGACACGAAGGTCGGTCTGTTTTCACGGCGATAAGCAGTCGAGCTGCTCAGTTTAgtctgaagaggagagggagccCGTCAAACAGAGTCCCAGGGAAAAGGGTCCACATCCCGGATCCTGCTCCAGAAAGCGATCAGAGGAGAACAGCCTTACCAGGACGAGGCTGTAGAAGACAGGACGGGTTCTGCACAGCGAAAGGAGAAGTGTGTTTTGGCGAAGAGCTGCGGAAGGTAAACACTCCAAGGCGCAGATCACTGCACGCATGCGCAGTAAGCAGACCGTGAAGCTCCTGCAGAACAGATGGAGCTGAAGTCCATCCGATAAGAGTTTCTCAACACTGAAAGaccaataaaacacagacaatcAAAAGGAATATAATCGTCACATTTCTGTTACCAATCATAAACTTGGCAAACATTTCTCCACTTTATGGCCTTCATAAGGAGTGTCGTAAACAAAGTAGTTTTAGGCATCtttcttttaatctttaattaatGAAAGATTTGAATGCTGGTGTAAGCATTTGGTCTGAGCCAGTTgtgttctctctcctctcctccccttcctggCTGTAAAGCTCACAGCTGTGGAGAACTGATGATGAGTACACCAGTCAGCGTCTCCATAAAACACTGCTCTGCCTTTCTGAGAGCAACCAAGGCAAAGGTGACAAAATGGCTGTGGCATTATATGGAGAAAAACTGACATCAGactgtttcactgtttgctGTGATTCTGTGAATTTGTAGGGGAGTGACAGGGTCCAGGTTCAAGGGCCCTGATCAGACATCAATACGAGAGCCAGGTAACCTGTACTGGCACCAAACAGGTCAGAATGACCAGCAGAGTGaagcacaccacacacacatagtgtCGCATAACCAACATGGTCAGAGTTCAAGACGGGGGAAattgagaaacatttttccccttctttgGAAGCAGTGATGGCCAAATGGTCAGGGAAACAGGATGAAGCCCTCCCTCccaatgcacacacagagcctgTCTTCAGTACAAAAAGGAATGTCAtcttctgtttgcttttgtctctgGCCACATTGTTAGCAGGGCCgctgtgaataaagagattctcCCATCCGACACCTCACCTCACTTAACAGAACTGAAATATTGCAAGACCATTGCAGCCGAGCAAATGATTGAAAAGAATCATGCAAAAGGTTTGAAATTTCATTACTGAGCTCAGTACTTCTTTAATAGCCGGATAGAATTGGAGCCAAAAGGACAACCGCCTCATTACTGTCCATTTCAGTCAGTTTCAGTGTCCATACTGGATCCCAGTAAACACATAAAGGTTATTACTGTAGCTtaacagagcagaggagagatcTCATAAAAATTAAGTGGAAGTCGTCTCAAGGGACAAGAGTGTTTCCTCAAATGGACTCTGTTAAAGACAGCCTGACTCACCCTGCAGCTCCAACTGTATGCTCTTCCTGAGGTGAAGGGGGAAATAACTTGGCCGGGAGTTAGAGCGCATCCATCTTTGCTTTAACAGACACTTGACATTTGggttaaaaggaaaaacaaaccttgACTTTGGCAGATCCAAGAGAAAACACTGATTCTGccttcttaaaaacaaaacaaaagaaaactaaatctTCAGTTCAAAGGCTATGATGATTTATCTTTtcaaaaaagatccagttataACAAACTTTGCTAACTAAGGTGCTAAAAAATAAGATTGAAAGGATGATGAGGGGGGTGAAATGTAATTGCGTGACATCCATTTCTTTCTATGTAGATACCGTATCCATTTATTAGTTTAAATCTTTGtgaaaacttttgttttgatgatttcACAACCAGATTTATTCCACTACTTTCTTTTTGAGGCCATGAACACGAATCATGAGCCTGCATGTGTCAACAATGTATTTTTaggtgtatttattttaaaactgagtATGAAAACTAGTTACcacaagaataaataaaataaattatgtgaATTAAATTTCAGTGTAAATCCAAAAACTCATTTTACAGACGTCGCTTTGTTGATGACGCCAGATGACGTCATCGCGCTCGCAGCCTAGCAGCCGAAAAGACGACGTAAACAAAAGCAGAGCGCAACAAATCAGATCGCGTCAAGTAGCAAATGTTCCGTGAGTAAAATGCCCAAATAAGCAGCATTTGGTTATTTCatgtaaacagttttttttctatcGCAGCGATGATCACACCTCTTTCTTACTCAGTTTGAAACCAAACAAGCAGCCCAGAGCCCGTTATCGCTAGCTGCTTTAGCTTTAGCTAGCCTCCGTGAACGGGGCACGGATTTTGGAAATCTGGACATCGATGTTGTCGCGAATAGTTAATCTGTCACACATGGTGACACACACTTGAGTCATCGCCTCTGTGTTCAGGACAGCTGTTTTAAAAGCTGCCATGGTTGAAGTTATCATGAGTTAGCTCGGTATGTAGCGGATTTAGGCTTGAACAGGGCTGGACCGCGGACCCGGACTCGGACTGTGATGTTTAGCCTGATGGCGAACTGCTGCAACTGGCTAAAACGCTGGCGAGAGCCTGCAAGGTGAGTTTGGAGGGAGATGAGAGgggcagctgctgtttcagtagtttgtgtctgtgggATACTTTCTGTCCACATCAGCTGACATTTGAACGAATGATAAAGAAGTGAAATGTCACACACGTCAGTTTTAAACCaacttttaattttgaaatgtgtcaCTAAGTGACTATTAtccagcaataaaaaaaacgaCACGTTGGATTCAGTGTCATGCcttttaattatcattataatttatacgataaataaatacaaaagctGAACTGTCAATGGGCATCAACGTGTATTGAACTGATGGAAATGATGGCCATTTGACAGCAGACTCATTGTGTAGTCATTCTGTTTATTTGCTCTTGAAAATGATCTTGCTTTAAATACTTTGGGATTTTGGCTGCTGGttgaataaaaatgcatttccttgGTATTGGCAATTACAGTGGgcatattttactgtaacattacattttaaataccagaaaatgaattaaataataaaataatctccAGGTTCATCAATCATAAGCACAGTTCTCCAAGTAGGTGAACTGATAAGTTAGTTGGCTTGTTTCAGAACAGCCAGAGTGTCCCTTCTGGACTTTTAATGAACTTCCTATAAGCCTGCTGGCATTATTCTGGGTTTTTTAGCTGGTAGCTCCTGAGGGACTGATTAAAAAGCATGTAAAAGTCTGAGTGTGGAGCAGCAGGACCAGTAAAATATAATTGATGGTATTTAACCCACGTGGTACCTGTGAGGGAACTGATCCTTTGGACTTAGTCAGAAATCCTCCCCTAATCTCAGAGCCAGGTCTGTTCAGTCGGTGTTTTCCTTTTGGCGTGTTGCTGTGAGGAGTTTTACAGCGAGTTCAGCGAGTGTTATGGGTTAGCAGAGCGGCTCCAGCAACCTTTTGGAGGGTGATATTAAGAGGCTGCCCTGATGAAGGCCAGTTGGCTGCAGATGACAGTTAGATGGATTGTACGGTTGATGTCTTTTCGGCGCAGGTTTTTAAGTTAAGTATAGAGCCAGGAGACAAAGCTGGCTGCAACTTAGCCTATTTCATGATCCAAGAAGTTTTGCTTTACTGAGGCATTTGGTTCttattatattttgtttctTCTAACTACCTGTCAGGAGGAGTAATGCAAATCTAAAGTGTTGGTTGATTACTGTTATTATTGCGGCATAAGCATCTGCTGAACAGTTTTTTAAATGTGCCAactgttttgctctttttttttttttttttttttttttaagaagaagaaTCAGCTGGAAAAGTGCTTCAGCTTCTGCACTGCCAGGCTGTGATCATGTCTTTGTTGAAGCAGAAACAAAGCAATTTGTGCGGCAAatcttgttttattcttttgtcGCCCTTGCACATACAATGTGGTACCCTCTCATCTTGCCACCCAGCTGTGCGTTTGCTGAATACCTGTAGAAATGGCTGAGTGTgtatctgtttatttctttgccGCATCAGTGTGGATATGAAATCCATTATTTGTCACTGTGAGCCTTGTTGCCATTAACAGACTAAAAAAAGTTACTTTTCAAAGCATGTACAGTGATATATTAATGGAAAAGCTATTTCACAGCTAGTTGTACATCAGCACAAACAGCCTATTTAAATCAGGAAGCCAGTATAATGTACTTTGATTTTATGTCTGAGttgaatttgtgtttgctgactCTGTGACTATTTGCAGCCGACTGTGCagatttgtgtttatgttggtcATTCACATTATTAATTGGCTTATCTTTGCCCACATATGCGTCATGGGAACTAATGCCAGGTTGCATCTTTAGCTCTGACACATCAGAACTAAAGCTGCACTTCCAATCTGGACCTTTAGGCCTGACTGATACAGCAGTGATGCCTGTGTAAAggtatttcattttcttcttttcttctcttatAGGAAAGTGACTCTGGTCATGGTGGGACTGGATAACGCAGGGAAAACCGCCACAGTGCGAGGAATCCAAGGAGGTTTGGGCTGTTATAAATGTGTTCAATGTTGCAGTTTTTGACTTCCTCTGCGAAatgcctttctctttctgtttttctctctcctttcagACAATCCCAATGATGTGGCTCCAACAGTAGGTTTTTCCAAGGTTGACCTGAAGCAGGGAAAGTTTGAGGTGACCATCTTCGATCTCGGAGGCGGGAAGAGAATCCGGGGCATCTGGAAAAACTACTACTCTGAGTCACATGGTGTGGTGTTTGTGGTGGACTCAAGCGATGTCCAGCGGATCCAGGAAACACGAGAGACCATGGCTGAGGTCCTTCAGCACCCGCGCATCGCTGGCAAACCTGTGCTGGTGTGAGTCTGAATTCGCCCAGGGCTTTGACACGGACTTAAATTCAAgcaaaaagtggaaaaaaaaagtcaggcaGTGTAGCAGATGTGCTTGAAGCTGTTTTGCCTTGTCAAGAGAGAGGCAGTGCAAAGTTTCTCTATTTATTTAGCAATCACTAATAGATCTCTATTTCTCCCTGCCTCCAGGCTTGCAAACAAACAGGACCAGGAGGGAGCGCTGGCTGAGGCAGACATCATTGAAAACTTGTCACTGGAGAAGCTTGTGAATGAGAACAAGTGTCTCTGTCAAATAGTAAGTGCTTGTGCACCTATGGTCTTGGCAGCTCAATGACATGAAGGATGCCTAATTCAACTGCACTTATTTCCATATATAGACTAAAAGAGAGGCAGCGACTTCTCAAATGGCAGCTGTTTCCATCCAAAagtgctgaaaaaaatctttacaaTGTCAGCATCTAATCTCTCAATTTATATTTCAAACAAAGGAGCCTTGTTCTGCTGTCCTTGGTTACGGCAAGAAGGTTGACAAGTCCATCAAGAAGGGCCTGAACTGGCTTCTCAGCAACATTGCCAAAGACTATGAAGCCATTACAGAGCGTGTGCAGAAGGACACAGCCGAGCAGCGTGCTCTGGAGGAGCAGGACAAGAAGGAGCGGGCGGAGAGAGTACGGCGGATACGGGAAGAGAGGTGAGCCAAAACCAcggaaaatgatcatctgtacgatgaagaaaaatgttcagctgaaacaaaacatgactTTGGTTGAACAATGTAGGGGAGATAGAAAAAGTCAATGACAGATAAGGGAGGAAATGTAAAGGAGGGAAGCAGGTGGTCAGAGTGGAATAATAAACGAAGTGAGGgagaaatggaaatgtcaaAATGCCAATGTTGGCAATATTCGTGGTCTCCCCCCGTCTGCTAATATACATTTCCTTTTGCTTCTCTGTGCTGAAGTGACAGTAAAGGGCACAATGAATATCTCATTTATTACTGAAGAACAAACCCATTGCTGATCGTGGAAAAGCCAATTTGTAGAAATGCACACTATAATTAAAT is a window of Echeneis naucrates chromosome 2, fEcheNa1.1, whole genome shotgun sequence DNA encoding:
- the arl13b gene encoding ADP-ribosylation factor-like protein 13B isoform X3, with the protein product MVGLDNAGKTATVRGIQGDNPNDVAPTVGFSKVDLKQGKFEVTIFDLGGGKRIRGIWKNYYSESHGVVFVVDSSDVQRIQETRETMAEVLQHPRIAGKPVLVLANKQDQEGALAEADIIENLSLEKLVNENKCLCQIEPCSAVLGYGKKVDKSIKKGLNWLLSNIAKDYEAITERVQKDTAEQRALEEQDKKERAERVRRIREERERQEREEAEREGRPVQEEAPDDENMPSPFQPISNVISVNEDKERKRQKGLQEGTTNSLEYEEDNDEEPEQSRQTPENSSSGSATTGEQSKKKTRKLHLKRKHRVDPLRTEDAPAESPTPPPPPVGWATPKVSRLPKLEPLGDSKHSEFFKKPLPPVANRLRPNGDAHDVIF
- the arl13b gene encoding ADP-ribosylation factor-like protein 13B isoform X2; the protein is MFSLMANCCNWLKRWREPARKVTLVMVGLDNAGKTATVRGIQGDNPNDVAPTVGFSKVDLKQGKFEVTIFDLGGGKRIRGIWKNYYSESHGVVFVVDSSDVQRIQETRETMAEVLQHPRIAGKPVLVLANKQDQEGALAEADIIENLSLEKLVNENKCLCQIEPCSAVLGYGKKVDKSIKKGLNWLLSNIAKDYEAITERVQKDTAEQRALEEQDKKERAERVRRIREERERQEREEAEREGRPVQEEAPDDENMPSPFQPISNVISVNEDKERKRQKGLQEGTTNSLEYEEDNDEEPEQSRQTPENSSSGSATTGEQSKKKTRKLHLKRKHRVDPLRTEDAPAESPTPPPPPVGWATPKVSRLPKLEPLGDSKHSVGGV
- the arl13b gene encoding ADP-ribosylation factor-like protein 13B isoform X1, which codes for MFSLMANCCNWLKRWREPARKVTLVMVGLDNAGKTATVRGIQGDNPNDVAPTVGFSKVDLKQGKFEVTIFDLGGGKRIRGIWKNYYSESHGVVFVVDSSDVQRIQETRETMAEVLQHPRIAGKPVLVLANKQDQEGALAEADIIENLSLEKLVNENKCLCQIEPCSAVLGYGKKVDKSIKKGLNWLLSNIAKDYEAITERVQKDTAEQRALEEQDKKERAERVRRIREERERQEREEAEREGRPVQEEAPDDENMPSPFQPISNVISVNEDKERKRQKGLQEGTTNSLEYEEDNDEEPEQSRQTPENSSSGSATTGEQSKKKTRKLHLKRKHRVDPLRTEDAPAESPTPPPPPVGWATPKVSRLPKLEPLGDSKHSEFFKKPLPPVANRLRPNGDAHDVIF
- the LOC115056545 gene encoding gamma-glutamylaminecyclotransferase B-like, whose amino-acid sequence is MSRIFVYGTLKKGQPNYFRLLNGTNGKAEFLASALTVEKYPLVIAGEYNIPFLLNIPGQGHRVHGEIYKVDDRMLNFLDDFESVPSLYQRTAVRVEVMRWLRRTEGEEAQPPGSITEAFLYSTDTHPSDWPSLPCYESYDSCGDHGLQYVAREARR